A single genomic interval of Helianthus annuus cultivar XRQ/B chromosome 13, HanXRQr2.0-SUNRISE, whole genome shotgun sequence harbors:
- the LOC110899768 gene encoding stemmadenine O-acetyltransferase, with protein MVSDRAAPQQDTGHKLAWQVNMRKNCRYMSNLTNPPDTIISYTESNLKGEEKDAVRIKVINREHIKPSSPTPQSHRYYKFSMFDQVQVPIYHPLMVFYTNNDSKNIEEVISDRSNHLKQSLSEALTRMYPFAGKLASELHIDCNDDGVYYVETRVNDRLNNVLQKPDHKFLQRLIPVVASIPNQPLSCSYVSMIQVNFFECGGVSIIFQNNHKLADGNSTMTFMRTWAAIARRDPNQIYPNFVPSQMFPQNPQLPYLPYIPLWYLAVSPVCIKHGKCETKRFCFDALALQELKAKASKHQPVSRVAAVLALLWKCVTTATYSKPSFLHMPVNIRQRFSPALNEYSIGNVLSGASVRFDPGASNLELASMASNLKNAIADSKGGSIDELKGENAHVRFVDSLRKSMEMVTDFKSEYYLAASMCNSKSNEIDFGWGKPVWVCSGNQLNDDVPLFTNRMMLMDSCSNDGIEAWVTLEKEVMDVVKCNAELLSFASVDPSPL; from the exons ATGGTTTCCGATAGAGCAGCCCCACAGCAAGACACCGGACATAAGTTAGCATGGCAGGTTAACATGCGGAAAAACTGTCGCTACATGTCAAATCTGACAAATCCTCCCGATACCATCATCAG TTATACCGAATCAAACCTTAAAGGTGAAGAAAAAGACGCCGTTAGGATCAAAGTTATTAACAGAGAACACATAAAACCCTCGTCTCCAACACCCCAAAGTCATAGATATTACAAGTTCTCCATGTTTGATCAGGTCCAAGTCCCAATATACCATCCCCTTATGGTCTTCTATACTAATAACGATAGCAAGAACATAGAGGAGGTCATATCGGACCGATCAAATCATCTGAAGCAATCACTTTCAGAAGCCTTAACTCGTATGTACCCGTTTGCAGGAAAATTAGCCAGTGAGCTTCATATTGATTGTAACGACGATGGCGTGTATTATGTTGAGACAAGAGTCAATGATCGGCTCAATAATGTGCTTCAAAAACCGGATCATAAGTTCTTGCAACGATTGATACCTGTTGTCGCTTCAATCCCGAATCAACCATTGTCGTGTTCTTATGTTTCAATGATACAGGTTAACTTCTTTGAATGTGGTGGTGTTTCAATTATTTTCCAAAATAATCATAAACTTGCAGATGGAAATAGCACCATGACATTCATGAGAACTTGGGCTGCGATCGCAAGACGAGATCCAAATCAAATTTATCCAAACTTTGTCCCATCGCAAATGTTCCCACAAAACCCTCAGTTACCATATTTGCCATACATTCCACTATGGTATTTGGCGGTTTCTCCAGTTTGTATAAAGCACGGGAAATGTGAAACTAAAAGATTCTGTTTTGATGCTTTGGCCTTGCAGGAACTCAAGGCCAAAGCATCAAAACATCAGCCAGTCAGTCGAGTCGCGGCTGTATTGGCCTTGCTTTGGAAATGCGTAACCACAGCAACGTATTCCAAGCCATCTTTTCTACATATGCCAGTGAACATCCGTCAGCGATTTTCACCAGCATTGAATGAATATTCAATCGGAAACGTTTTGTCAGGGGCATCTGTGAGGTTTGATCCTGGTGCAAGTAACCTTGAACTAGCGTCCATGGCGAGTAATTTAAAGAATGCGATTGCGGATAGTAAAGGTGGATCCATTGATGAACTGAAAGGGGAAAACGCGCATGTTAGGTTCGTGGACTCCCTGAGAAAATCTATGGAAATGGTTACTGATTTCAAATCTGAGTATTATTTGGCTGCGAGTATGTGTAACTCTAAATCTAACGAAATTGATTTCGGATGGGGAAAGCCGGTGTGGGTTTGTTCTGGGAATCAACTGAACGACGACGTTCCACTTTTTACAAACAGGATGATGTTGATGGATTCGTGTTCCAATGATGGAATTGAAGCTTGGGTGACATTGGAAAAAGAGGTTATGGATGTTGTTAAGTGTAATGCTGAGCTTCTGTCATTTGCATCAGTCGATCCAAGTCCTCTATAG